The sequence below is a genomic window from Tenacibaculum tangerinum.
TAAACTTAGACTATACCTCCAATAATCCGTTCCCACAAAAAGGAAAATATATTTTAGAGAATAACTCTGTTTATCTTGGTTTTTCATACCACTTCGGAAGCGGTAAAAATAAAAGTAAAGGCAGAAAATATAGAGACAGTAATGAATCTGAAGGAGGTCTATTTTAATAAAAAATCCGAAGCAAGCACTTCGGATTTTTTTAATTTTACCACTTCTTTTTTCTAACAAAGAAGTGGTCTTTATTCTTTTATCTATAGTTATTACCAGCGAATCACTACCGACCCCCAAGTAAATCCACTACCAAAAGCAGCTAAAACTACTAAATCACCATCATTTATTTTTCCTTCTTCCCAAGCTTCTGTCAATGCAATGATAACCGAAGCTGCTGTTGTATTTCCGTACCTCATAATATTGTTATACACTTTATCATCAGACAGTTGAAACTTCTTTTGAATAAACTGTGCAATACGTAAATTCGCTTGATGCGGAATTAACATATCAATATCTTCTTTTTGCAATCCGTTTGCTTGTAAACCTTCTACAATCGCCTCTGAAAAGCGAACTACTGCGTGTTTGAATACAAATTGACCGTTCATATACGGATAGTATGAAGTATCATCAGGATCGTTTGCGTCCATAATTTCAGGTACCCAACGCGCAGTTGAAGGTCCTTCTAACATTAATTCTTTGGCATACTTTCCTTCAGAATGCAAATGAGACGATAAAATTCCCCTTCCTTTTTCTTCACTTCTCGACAATACTGCTGCCCCTGCTCCATCTCCAAAAATAACAGTTACTCCACGACCGCGCGTAGAACGTTCTAGACCTCCTGAGTGATTTTCAGAACCTATTACAAGGACATTCTTATACATTCCAGTTTTAATAAACTGATCGGCAACAGAAAGCGAATAAATAAATCCTGAACATTGATTACGTACATCTAGTGCTCCAATTGTGGGCATGTCTAATAACTCTTGTATTTGCACACCTCCTCCTGGAAAATACAAATCGGGACTCAACGTAGCAAAAATAATAAAGTCGATATCATCTTTAGTTAAACCAGCACGTTCAATCGCTATTTTTGCCGCTTTGGCGCCCATTACTGATGTAGAATCATCTGAGGTTTTTGGATCGATCCAACGACGCTCTTTAATACCAGTTCTCTCTTGAATCCATTCATCACTTGTCTCCATAAACTGAGTCAAGTCGTCGTTAGTCACTACGTTCTCAGGAACATAATAACCTAATCCTGTTATTTTTGAACTATACATATTTATTTATGTTGATTATTTTATTATTGTCAATTCCAGCCTGTAAAAGTAGTAATTAAATACTACCTTTACAAAAACACCAAAACTACCAACCTTAACTGCTTCGTCAATAAAGCTGTAATTCTTATTTTGTTGATTGGTTCATATCCACCTCTTTTTAGAAAATAACTGATAAATTAGGCTACTTGTGAAGCCTCATTACTACACTTTAGAAAAGTATTAAAAACTAAAAATAACAACAGAGCATACGCAATTAAAATACCAAATACCACTGAAAAGCTAATTACAAAAAATTAACTTTAATCCTCTTCCATAATCCAAGTAGTATGTATACTGATATTAATGAAATAATTGTTAAGACAATGGCAACAGTATAGTTTCTATAAATCCAATTACCCGTTGCAAATAAGCAACTAAATACCAACACACAGCCCACAAATGTTGCCAATAAACCATTTCCTAAATTTACGGTTTCTTTTTGCTCATCTATTACAATGTTCTTTTCTTTGGCTTTTTCTAATACATACAACCAACCTGCTTTTTTAGGCTGAATTTTCTTATAAAAGTTAATGAGTACTTCGTCGTCTTCTGGTTTTGTTAACAAAGTTACCAATATCCAAACAATGGTGGTACATAACACCACTAACGGAAACTGCCAATAGCTTTCAAACACCCCATTTTCACCGAATAGATATTCAGCATTAAAGTGAAAAATTAAAGAAAAAACTCCCGATGCTACCATCGCTGAAATTTCACTCCAAGCATTGATTCGCCACCAAAACCAACGTAGCAAAAAAATAAGTCCAGTACCTGCACCAAACATTAAGATGAATTTAAAAATTTCTAAGGCATTGGTAAAAGACAACGCCAACGCAGCGCTCAACACCATTAAAACTACCGTAGCTGTTTTTCCTACATTGACCAATGCTTTTTCACTCGCTTTTGGGTTTACATTCTGTTTGTAAAAATCGTTCACTATGTACGACGCACCCCAATTTAGGTGCGTAGAAATGGTACTCATATATGCTGCTATTAAAGAAGTAAGCACAATACCTGCCAATCCACTAGGTAAAAAAGTGAGCATTGCTGGATACGCTAAATCATGCCCTAACTTACTATCTGAAATATTAGGAAACGCCTCTTTGATGCTGGCTATATCTGGAAACACTACTAGTGATGCCAGCGCTACGATAATCCATGGCCAAGGCCGCAATGCATAATGTAAAATATTAAAGAAGAAAGTAGCACCGATGGCATGATTTTCATTTTTTGAGGCTAACATTCGTTGCGCAATATAGCCTCCGCCTCCAGGTTCTGCTCCTGGATACCATGCACTCCACCATTGTATCGCTAGCGGAATAATAAAAATTGAAATTAATAATTCTTTATTGTTGAAATCTGGTAGAATTGACAATTTATCGACCACATTAGGGTGTGTTAACAAATTTCCCAATCCATCTACCTCAGGATGATTTACAGAAACTACCGCCGCGCCAATAGCTCCTATCATGGCTACGAAGAACAATAAAAAATCGGTATATACCACTCCTTTAAATCCGCCAATAGCACTAAAAATTACCGTAACCACCGATGCAATACCAATGGTTTGAATGGGTGTTAAACCCAACATCACCTCTCCTATTTTAATGGCTGCCAAGGTTACACCCGCCATTGCCAATACATTAAAAAATATGCCGAGATACAACGAACGAAAACCTCTTAAAAATCGAGCAGGTTTTCCGCCATATCTAAGCTCATAAAACTCTAAATCTGTCGTCGCTTCACTCTTTCTCCATAGTTTCGCATAAATAAACACCGTTAGCATTCCTGTGAGCAAAAATGCCCACCAAACCCAATTTCCAGAAACACCATTTGTTCGCACAATATCGGTAACTAAATTGGGTGTATCGGTAGAAAAAGTAGTGGCGACCATCGAAACTCCTAACAACCACCAAGGCATATTTCTACCCGATAAAAAATATTCAGAAGTACTTTGCTTCGATTTTTTTGAAACCCAAATCCCTATTCCTAAGGTAATACTGAAAAAAATAAAGATAAACGTATAATCGATTGTTGTTAAGTTCATGAAATAAAGTTTAGTGCTGACCAAAATAATGAATCATATTAAATTATATTAGGCTTTTCAAAATAAATATGATGACCTTACTAATTCTGTGTATTTATCAAAACTTACAACACAATTTATAACAAGCCATTCACCCACTTTACTTCAATTGAAAAGATTTAAAGAACAAAACCCTCTATTACAAACCTTAAGTTTATTTTAACACGTGTAAATTTTTGTCTACGTACTAAGGTTCTATATTTGGGGTTAAACAT
It includes:
- a CDS encoding 3-oxoacyl-ACP synthase III family protein; this encodes MYSSKITGLGYYVPENVVTNDDLTQFMETSDEWIQERTGIKERRWIDPKTSDDSTSVMGAKAAKIAIERAGLTKDDIDFIIFATLSPDLYFPGGGVQIQELLDMPTIGALDVRNQCSGFIYSLSVADQFIKTGMYKNVLVIGSENHSGGLERSTRGRGVTVIFGDGAGAAVLSRSEEKGRGILSSHLHSEGKYAKELMLEGPSTARWVPEIMDANDPDDTSYYPYMNGQFVFKHAVVRFSEAIVEGLQANGLQKEDIDMLIPHQANLRIAQFIQKKFQLSDDKVYNNIMRYGNTTAASVIIALTEAWEEGKINDGDLVVLAAFGSGFTWGSVVIRW
- a CDS encoding sodium:solute symporter family protein, giving the protein MNLTTIDYTFIFIFFSITLGIGIWVSKKSKQSTSEYFLSGRNMPWWLLGVSMVATTFSTDTPNLVTDIVRTNGVSGNWVWWAFLLTGMLTVFIYAKLWRKSEATTDLEFYELRYGGKPARFLRGFRSLYLGIFFNVLAMAGVTLAAIKIGEVMLGLTPIQTIGIASVVTVIFSAIGGFKGVVYTDFLLFFVAMIGAIGAAVVSVNHPEVDGLGNLLTHPNVVDKLSILPDFNNKELLISIFIIPLAIQWWSAWYPGAEPGGGGYIAQRMLASKNENHAIGATFFFNILHYALRPWPWIIVALASLVVFPDIASIKEAFPNISDSKLGHDLAYPAMLTFLPSGLAGIVLTSLIAAYMSTISTHLNWGASYIVNDFYKQNVNPKASEKALVNVGKTATVVLMVLSAALALSFTNALEIFKFILMFGAGTGLIFLLRWFWWRINAWSEISAMVASGVFSLIFHFNAEYLFGENGVFESYWQFPLVVLCTTIVWILVTLLTKPEDDEVLINFYKKIQPKKAGWLYVLEKAKEKNIVIDEQKETVNLGNGLLATFVGCVLVFSCLFATGNWIYRNYTVAIVLTIISLISVYILLGLWKRIKVNFL